In one window of Mus pahari chromosome 3, PAHARI_EIJ_v1.1, whole genome shotgun sequence DNA:
- the Tp53rk gene encoding EKC/KEOPS complex subunit TP53RK has protein sequence MAGASSEAEAEALAAALERSRLFLSGLEPVQQGAEARVFRGRFQGRAAVVKHRFPKSYRHPELEARLGRRXTVQEARALLRCRRAGIAAPVVFFVDYVSNCLYMEEIEDSVTVRDYIQSTLETEKDPQCLLDLARRMGQVLAGMHDEDLIHGDLTTSNMLLRRPLAQLHIVLIDFGLSFVSGLPEDKGVDLYVLEKAFLSTHPHTETVFEAFLKSYGASSKKSSPVLKKLDEVRLRGRKRSMVG, from the exons ATGGCCGGCGCGTCctcggaggcggaggcggaggcgctGGCCGCGGCGCTCGAGCGGAGCCGCCTCTTCCTGAGCGGCCTGGAGCCGGTGCAGCAGGGCGCCGAGGCTCGCGTCTTCCGTGGCCGCTTCCAGGGCCGCGCGGCCGTGGTGAAGCACCGCTTCCCGAAGAGCTACCGGCACCCGGAGCTGGAGGCGCGGCTCGGCCGGCGGNGGACGGTGCAGGAGGCGCGCGCGCTGCTCCGCTGCCGCCGTGCGG GGATAGCTGCGCCAGTTGTCTTCTTTGTGGACTATGTGTCTAACTGCTTATATATGGAAGAAATCGAAGACTCGGTGACTGTTCGGGATTATATCCAATCCACTCTGGAGACTGAAAAGGACCCCCAGTGCCTCTTGGACCTGGCCAGGAGGATGGGGCAGGTTCTGGCCGGAATGCATGACGAAGACCTCATTCACGGGGACCTCACCACCTCCAACATGCTCCTGAGGCGGCCCCTGGCGCAGCTTCACATCGTGCTCATCGACTTCGGGCTGAGCTTTGTCTCAGGACTGCCGGAAGACAAAGGCGTCGACCTCTATGTCCTGGAGAAGGCCTTCCTCAGCACGCACCCCCACACCGAGACTGTCTTTGAAGCCTTTCTGAAGAGTTACGGGGCCTCGTCCAAGAAGTCCAGTCCAGTGCTGAAGAAGTTAGATGAGGTGCGCCTGAGAGGGCGAAAGAGGTCCATGGTCGGGTAG